A portion of the Ferrimonas lipolytica genome contains these proteins:
- a CDS encoding disulfide bond formation protein B codes for MIANLFQQFKQAPMGTLSSWEQQRPVWLVMSAASLFLILSAMGYFQWFLEMDPCEICVYIRFSQCCILFAGLIIAINPRISVLKLIGLALAWYGVLQGMAWSIELNVLHDSSHALDDVMASGGDLFAAGGGGGACSTEPHFPLGLPLHEWLPYEFQPSGICGEDDWTLLGLNMAQYCIIAYTFFIVALAPVTAGTVKNLISK; via the coding sequence ATGATTGCGAATCTATTTCAACAGTTTAAACAAGCCCCAATGGGCACGCTCTCAAGCTGGGAGCAACAGCGACCAGTATGGCTGGTGATGTCTGCTGCATCGTTATTTCTGATTCTATCGGCGATGGGGTATTTCCAGTGGTTCTTAGAGATGGACCCATGTGAAATCTGCGTTTACATCCGTTTTTCGCAGTGCTGCATTTTGTTTGCGGGTTTGATTATTGCCATCAATCCTCGTATCTCGGTATTGAAGTTAATCGGCTTGGCTCTGGCTTGGTACGGCGTCCTGCAAGGTATGGCATGGTCGATTGAACTGAACGTATTACACGATTCATCACACGCTCTGGATGACGTAATGGCAAGCGGCGGCGACCTGTTCGCAGCAGGCGGTGGCGGTGGCGCTTGTTCTACCGAACCACACTTTCCATTAGGTCTACCACTGCATGAGTGGCTGCCGTATGAATTCCAGCCTTCTGGCATCTGTGGCGAAGACGATTGGACGCTGCTGGGATTGAACATGGCGCAGTACTGCATCATCGCATACACCTTTTTCATCGTTGCACTAGCTCCGGTTACTGCCGGCACAGTGAAAAACCTAATTAGCAAATAA
- a CDS encoding thiol:disulfide interchange protein DsbA/DsbL → MKKVFTTAVTTIALTLSAFAGAATYEEGTHYVKLGDAAFNSPNKVVKVYSTNCPFCYKYEKAVIPNYIKNLPAGVEYDSYHITTKPPFGLEKASVLAVAKAIGDKQYKKAKMAYYKHIHDDKIKFSSSEETTEFGLKAAGISRADYDAKVGTAEVKATLTEWDQGVDVAKVKGIPAIVVNGKYLINTSSIRSMTMLDELTAELLKK, encoded by the coding sequence ATGAAAAAAGTATTCACTACTGCTGTTACTACTATCGCGTTAACACTATCTGCTTTTGCTGGTGCAGCAACTTATGAAGAGGGAACTCACTACGTAAAATTAGGTGATGCGGCCTTTAACTCCCCCAACAAAGTCGTCAAGGTTTATTCAACCAACTGCCCATTCTGCTACAAGTATGAGAAAGCAGTAATCCCTAACTATATTAAGAACCTTCCAGCTGGGGTTGAATATGATTCTTATCACATCACCACTAAACCACCATTTGGATTAGAGAAGGCATCGGTATTAGCGGTTGCCAAAGCAATTGGTGATAAGCAATACAAAAAAGCCAAAATGGCTTATTACAAGCATATTCACGACGACAAAATTAAGTTCTCCTCCAGCGAAGAAACCACCGAGTTTGGATTAAAGGCAGCTGGTATTTCCCGCGCTGATTACGATGCCAAAGTGGGCACTGCAGAAGTGAAAGCGACCCTGACTGAGTGGGACCAAGGGGTTGATGTTGCCAAGGTTAAAGGGATCCCAGCGATTGTTGTCAACGGCAAATACCTGATCAACACCTCGTCAATTCGTTCCATGACCATGCTGGATGAATTGACCGCTGAACTGCTGAAAAAGTAA
- a CDS encoding LysR family transcriptional regulator: MSIQNIRTFTLIAQTKCLSHAAEIMDCNTSTITRRLQALEQECEALLVSRRGKKIELTAQGIAFLPKAHNLLSQYEAAIESVSSQHKEIAGEVVIGAHQPMATLLTELVLTQLMSKYPKLKLRLVSIPPRYMSKMEGCDFTISPIIPSDETLIAKPLYKSDKYFVASNEYLAKHGHPQSPAELANHQVITSGYHIGNEAVWHWHTRNGDDGSVVVNPRINTDSIQVSAQWMLAGFGITRLPQITISRLPKDQFQILFNGDIYDTLNLYAVISSRHYVHNRTKLLINEIQQALKGAREKVATHDG; this comes from the coding sequence ATGTCTATTCAAAATATTAGAACGTTTACGTTAATTGCTCAGACAAAGTGTCTAAGCCATGCGGCGGAGATAATGGACTGCAATACCAGCACCATTACTCGAAGGCTGCAGGCGCTAGAACAGGAGTGCGAAGCGTTGCTGGTATCGCGAAGAGGCAAAAAGATTGAGTTAACCGCTCAGGGGATTGCGTTTCTTCCCAAGGCTCATAACTTACTGAGTCAATATGAAGCCGCGATAGAGTCGGTTAGCAGCCAGCATAAAGAGATAGCTGGTGAAGTTGTTATTGGTGCCCACCAGCCGATGGCCACCCTACTAACCGAGCTGGTGTTAACTCAATTGATGAGCAAATATCCGAAGCTGAAGTTACGCTTGGTATCTATCCCACCACGCTATATGTCGAAGATGGAAGGTTGTGATTTTACCATCTCACCAATTATCCCTAGTGATGAGACCCTAATTGCTAAGCCGCTATATAAAAGCGATAAGTACTTCGTCGCCAGTAATGAGTACCTAGCCAAGCATGGGCATCCACAATCGCCCGCTGAACTTGCTAACCATCAGGTTATTACCTCTGGCTACCACATCGGCAATGAAGCGGTGTGGCATTGGCATACCCGCAATGGGGACGACGGTAGTGTAGTGGTTAACCCCCGTATCAACACCGATTCAATTCAAGTCAGTGCACAATGGATGCTGGCCGGTTTTGGGATTACACGCTTGCCACAAATTACCATTTCACGTTTGCCTAAAGATCAGTTTCAGATCCTATTCAACGGCGACATCTATGACACCCTTAACCTGTATGCAGTCATTAGCTCGCGCCACTATGTCCACAATCGCACCAAACTGCTGATCAATGAAATTCAACAAGCGCTAAAAGGCGCCCGAGAAAAAGTAGCCACCCACGATGGCTAA